In Halobaculum sp. XH14, a single genomic region encodes these proteins:
- a CDS encoding amidohydrolase family protein, which translates to MVLDSHTHAWGPASDEHPWVNGPLLDRVDEFEVHTVYTADRLLDDMDRNGIDEAVVVGYPICDWTDNWYTIRAVEDSERLSGIVMIDPFADDASEQFRECMAVDGVIGIRLGGACPYDRMWETFDPDVSWLRETLDETAFWETAVETDAVVQLLCDHRQLDQVIDIVETYPELTYLIDHFAHAGPDTPKDEGTFAQFERLAEYETVAAKISEVPHMSELGFPYGDMHAHVAWLVDRFGKERVIWGSDYPNVSDVATYGEAYHWLRSVDCLSETDRRWLRGRSFRRHVGL; encoded by the coding sequence ATGGTACTAGATTCGCACACCCATGCGTGGGGCCCCGCGAGCGATGAGCACCCGTGGGTCAACGGACCGCTCCTCGACCGGGTGGATGAGTTCGAAGTGCACACCGTGTATACCGCGGACCGATTGCTCGACGATATGGATCGCAACGGCATCGATGAGGCCGTAGTCGTGGGGTACCCGATCTGCGACTGGACTGATAACTGGTATACTATCCGGGCGGTCGAAGACAGCGAGCGGTTGTCCGGTATCGTCATGATCGACCCGTTTGCCGACGACGCGAGTGAGCAGTTTAGGGAGTGTATGGCCGTCGACGGCGTCATCGGAATTCGGCTGGGCGGAGCGTGCCCGTACGATCGGATGTGGGAAACATTCGACCCGGACGTATCGTGGCTGCGAGAGACGCTCGACGAGACGGCGTTTTGGGAGACCGCCGTCGAAACCGACGCAGTCGTCCAGCTCCTCTGTGACCACAGGCAGCTCGATCAGGTGATTGACATCGTCGAGACCTATCCCGAACTGACCTACCTGATCGACCATTTCGCACACGCCGGTCCGGACACGCCGAAAGACGAGGGAACGTTCGCGCAGTTCGAACGACTCGCCGAATACGAGACCGTTGCCGCGAAAATCTCCGAGGTTCCCCACATGTCGGAGCTGGGTTTTCCATACGGCGACATGCACGCCCACGTCGCGTGGCTCGTCGACCGATTCGGTAAAGAGCGAGTGATCTGGGGGTCTGACTACCCGAACGTCAGTGATGTGGCCACCTACGGCGAGGCGTACCACTGGCTTCGATCCGTCGATTGTCTCTCCGAGACGGATCGACGGTGGCTCAGGGGCCGGTCGTTCCGACGGCACGTCGGCCTCTAG
- a CDS encoding MarR family transcriptional regulator codes for MLRRIELEVLATVDRGDTISELAMKLDHSESYLSRAVADLVEKGLVYTERDGRRKRVVPSDARTVELYQDLVRQHSHIDFPELLTGKALEVLYYIDQPRTVSEIADRSDNYRNTVNRVLKRFRDRGLVGTADGHYEFNADLDRLHAFARELAHHLHRHRLEAVAPKGTILWEDYDEFLAQAETEIDAEAFHETGLARFAAFDLQFLLTGHRYYVYSKELNTVSPAELCCHTLLIDDGSRHRSYCLLLLSHVDVDEENLREQAVKYGLDDEIDALLRYLETHGEVDDERLPEWNEFQELAADYEARLS; via the coding sequence GTGCTCAGGCGCATCGAACTCGAGGTCCTCGCCACGGTCGACCGCGGCGACACGATCTCCGAGCTCGCGATGAAGCTCGACCACAGCGAGAGCTACCTCTCCCGTGCCGTCGCCGACCTCGTCGAGAAGGGGCTCGTCTACACGGAACGCGACGGCCGCCGAAAGCGAGTAGTCCCATCGGATGCTCGTACTGTCGAACTCTACCAGGACCTCGTCCGCCAGCACTCCCACATCGACTTCCCCGAGCTGCTGACCGGCAAGGCACTCGAGGTGCTGTACTACATCGACCAGCCACGAACAGTCTCCGAGATCGCCGACCGGAGCGACAACTACCGCAACACGGTTAACCGCGTCCTCAAACGGTTTCGCGACCGTGGGCTCGTCGGGACGGCCGACGGCCACTACGAGTTCAACGCCGACCTCGACCGCCTCCACGCGTTCGCACGTGAACTCGCACACCATCTGCATCGCCACCGCCTCGAAGCCGTCGCCCCGAAGGGCACGATTCTCTGGGAGGACTACGACGAATTCCTCGCCCAGGCCGAGACGGAGATCGACGCGGAGGCGTTCCACGAAACCGGTCTCGCTCGGTTCGCGGCCTTCGACCTCCAGTTCCTGCTCACCGGCCACCGGTACTACGTCTACTCCAAGGAACTCAATACAGTCTCACCAGCGGAGCTGTGTTGTCACACGCTGTTAATCGACGACGGCAGCCGCCACCGCTCGTACTGTCTCCTCCTGCTCAGCCACGTCGATGTCGACGAGGAGAACCTCCGAGAGCAGGCGGTGAAGTATGGCCTCGACGACGAAATCGACGCCTTGCTTCGCTACCTCGAGACGCACGGCGAGGTCGATGACGAGCGGCTCCCGGAGTGGAACGAGTTCCAGGAGCTGGCGGCTGACTACGAGGCACGACTATCCTGA
- a CDS encoding PIN domain-containing protein, translated as MPRALIDTTVLFSAAYQRDSSHDAALPVLQGIDDGTLPEAVVLDYVLAETLNDLTSHAGHDAAVDLLDRIEENARFHIDSLTTDALATGKAIFRQHEPLSFVDACILAYMQTEGLGYLYAFDDDFDAVEDVYRLETATNPYDPN; from the coding sequence ATGCCTCGGGCACTCATCGATACGACGGTCCTCTTTTCCGCCGCATACCAGCGCGATAGTTCCCACGATGCCGCGCTCCCGGTGCTCCAAGGCATCGACGATGGAACGCTACCCGAAGCAGTCGTCCTGGACTACGTCCTCGCGGAAACGCTCAACGACCTCACGTCCCACGCCGGCCACGACGCAGCCGTCGATCTCCTTGATCGCATCGAAGAAAACGCCCGCTTCCACATCGACTCACTCACCACCGACGCCCTCGCGACAGGGAAGGCCATCTTTCGCCAACACGAACCCCTCTCCTTCGTCGATGCCTGCATTCTGGCGTATATGCAAACCGAGGGGCTCGGCTACCTGTATGCGTTCGACGACGACTTTGATGCAGTCGAGGACGTCTATCGGCTCGAAACAGCGACGAATCCCTACGATCCGAACTAA
- a CDS encoding AbrB/MazE/SpoVT family DNA-binding domain-containing protein: MSSDRIDAESKVSGNQANIPARIRRELDIDDGDQLRWQIEDDGSIRVQFIQQQTGTFAEFDGYAGEEPTDVTSDHDAWGVDVE, from the coding sequence ATGAGTAGCGACAGAATCGACGCCGAAAGCAAGGTGTCTGGAAACCAGGCAAACATCCCCGCCCGGATTCGGCGTGAACTCGATATCGACGACGGCGACCAACTCCGCTGGCAGATCGAAGATGACGGGAGTATTCGAGTACAGTTCATCCAACAACAAACGGGCACGTTCGCCGAATTCGACGGCTACGCTGGTGAGGAGCCGACCGATGTAACGAGTGATCACGACGCCTGGGGCGTCGACGTCGAGTAA
- a CDS encoding PAS domain-containing sensor histidine kinase, which produces MNNSSLGNHRDFRSLFDELDGVALWTASEPGEFEYISAGFEEVWGIPPDEIKDDINTLIETIHPDDRERVRANIEESTRELRDTEYEGRIVRPDGSVRWTLTRQVILRDEAGNVSEIVGISTDITDQKRREQELELLNRIVRHDIRNDMAVVLGWAELLEDHVDDEGRDYLQNILASGEHVVELTEVAREYVETVVSDEAPTVEPVPLGSVLETELSLREESFPEAEFVLETPPPDVEVAANSMLSSVFRNLLNNAVQHNDADTPHIEVSCEVRDDEVEVRIADNGSGISDDHKDTVFGKGQRGLGSPGTGIGLYLVDTLVTEYGGEIWAEDNEPMGAVFVVQLPLAE; this is translated from the coding sequence ATGAACAACTCCTCGCTTGGTAATCATCGTGATTTTCGGTCGCTTTTCGATGAACTCGACGGCGTGGCTCTCTGGACAGCGTCCGAGCCCGGGGAATTCGAGTACATCAGTGCCGGATTCGAGGAGGTCTGGGGGATCCCACCCGACGAAATCAAAGACGACATCAATACACTGATCGAGACGATTCACCCCGACGACCGAGAGCGTGTTCGTGCAAACATCGAGGAATCAACCCGCGAACTCCGTGACACCGAGTATGAAGGGCGCATCGTTCGCCCGGATGGTTCGGTCCGATGGACGCTCACTCGGCAAGTTATCCTCCGAGATGAGGCGGGGAACGTCTCGGAGATCGTCGGTATCTCCACCGACATCACGGATCAAAAACGTCGCGAGCAAGAGCTTGAACTGTTGAATCGGATCGTTCGGCACGATATCCGCAACGATATGGCGGTCGTACTCGGCTGGGCAGAACTGCTCGAAGACCACGTCGACGACGAGGGCCGCGACTACCTGCAGAATATTCTTGCCAGCGGGGAACACGTCGTTGAACTGACCGAGGTCGCGCGTGAGTACGTGGAAACGGTTGTCTCAGATGAAGCGCCTACCGTGGAACCCGTGCCACTGGGTTCAGTCCTCGAAACCGAGCTGTCGCTTCGCGAGGAGTCCTTCCCGGAGGCAGAGTTCGTCCTGGAAACCCCCCCGCCTGATGTGGAGGTCGCTGCGAACAGTATGCTCAGTTCGGTCTTCCGGAACCTCCTCAACAACGCTGTCCAACACAATGACGCGGATACCCCTCATATCGAGGTTTCGTGTGAGGTCCGAGACGACGAGGTTGAAGTTCGAATCGCCGACAACGGGTCCGGAATTTCCGACGATCACAAAGACACCGTTTTCGGCAAAGGGCAGCGAGGGCTCGGAAGTCCTGGCACAGGAATCGGCCTCTACCTTGTAGACACGCTTGTCACCGAATACGGGGGCGAGATCTGGGCGGAAGACAATGAGCCGATGGGCGCCGTCTTCGTTGTCCAGCTCCCACTCGCAGAATAA
- a CDS encoding helix-turn-helix domain-containing protein has protein sequence MTVTAELLVSSPSLPFVSFAESLPSNQLECEHGLCLGGDSQVFVVHLDPADGVTEDDLVALDEVVGTTPLGRESGRDVYQLDVELEDTVSEAFVPGQFAKAQTEPTTIIPEGWYETKIFRDYESLNTMRKHCDEHDIRVDLLSITQDSPSPDEHSPYGLTARQYEALALAISRGYYDNPRQATAGDLAEEMGISQPSMSDLLRRGERQLLTSTIGTQPQQTFHT, from the coding sequence ATGACAGTGACTGCGGAACTCCTCGTCAGTTCCCCCTCGCTTCCGTTCGTTAGTTTCGCAGAATCGTTACCGTCCAATCAGCTCGAATGTGAACACGGCCTGTGTCTCGGCGGGGACTCTCAGGTGTTCGTCGTCCATCTCGACCCAGCTGATGGTGTTACCGAAGACGATCTCGTTGCTCTCGATGAAGTAGTCGGGACGACCCCCCTCGGACGCGAGAGTGGCAGGGACGTCTATCAGCTCGACGTCGAACTGGAGGATACTGTTTCGGAAGCGTTCGTTCCCGGACAGTTCGCGAAGGCTCAAACAGAACCGACGACCATCATCCCGGAGGGATGGTACGAAACGAAGATTTTTCGGGATTATGAGTCGCTCAATACTATGCGGAAGCATTGCGATGAGCACGACATCCGGGTCGATCTTCTCTCGATCACGCAGGACTCTCCGTCCCCGGACGAGCACTCACCGTACGGGTTAACTGCCCGGCAATACGAGGCACTGGCGCTCGCTATCTCTCGCGGATACTACGATAATCCCCGACAGGCTACAGCCGGCGACCTGGCAGAGGAGATGGGTATTTCTCAACCCTCGATGTCGGACCTTCTTCGCCGAGGGGAGCGCCAGTTACTCACGTCGACGATCGGCACACAGCCACAGCAGACGTTCCATACGTGA
- a CDS encoding aldo/keto reductase — METVTLNNDVEMPILGFGTYQIRDLAVCERSVSDALRTGYRLIDTAAGYENEEAVGRAIETSGVAREDVFVTTKLWIQDAGYESTKRAFERSLDRLGLDYLDLYLIHQPFGDVHGSWQAMEDLYNENKIRAIGVSNFHPDRLIDLIVHNEVVPAVNQIETHPFYQRTEDAEFLSEHEIQHESWGPFAEGRNNLFENDVLVSIGEQYGKSAAQVVLRWLIQREIVAIPKSVHAERIVENFDIFDFELNNEDMHTVLELNESESLFPDHRDPEFVKQLSEVEANT, encoded by the coding sequence ATGGAAACCGTCACGCTAAACAACGACGTGGAAATGCCGATCCTCGGATTCGGTACGTACCAGATCAGGGATCTCGCAGTCTGTGAACGAAGCGTCTCCGACGCGCTCCGTACTGGGTATCGTCTCATCGATACGGCGGCCGGGTACGAGAACGAAGAGGCCGTCGGTAGAGCGATCGAAACGAGCGGTGTGGCGAGAGAGGACGTGTTCGTCACCACGAAGCTCTGGATACAGGACGCTGGCTACGAGAGCACGAAGCGGGCGTTTGAACGGTCACTCGATCGACTGGGACTGGACTATCTGGATCTGTATCTGATCCATCAGCCCTTCGGTGACGTTCATGGCTCATGGCAGGCAATGGAGGACCTCTACAACGAAAACAAGATTCGAGCGATCGGCGTTAGCAACTTCCACCCGGATCGCTTGATCGACCTGATCGTCCACAACGAGGTCGTCCCCGCAGTCAATCAGATCGAGACACACCCCTTCTACCAGCGGACCGAAGACGCTGAGTTCCTGAGCGAGCATGAAATTCAGCACGAGTCCTGGGGGCCATTCGCTGAAGGACGGAACAACCTCTTCGAGAACGACGTGCTGGTTTCGATCGGCGAACAGTACGGCAAATCGGCTGCACAGGTCGTGCTTCGGTGGCTGATACAGCGAGAAATTGTTGCGATTCCCAAGTCAGTCCATGCGGAGCGGATCGTCGAGAACTTCGATATCTTCGATTTCGAATTGAATAATGAAGATATGCACACGGTCTTGGAGCTAAATGAGTCTGAATCTCTGTTTCCTGACCACCGAGATCCGGAATTCGTCAAACAACTGAGTGAAGTGGAGGCCAATACCTGA
- a CDS encoding winged helix-turn-helix domain-containing protein, whose amino-acid sequence MTETWDDVNEQVKTDWKDDTTPFERVYEIVEQTHDGQSAAEIADRALVSEPTARRHCTTLVNTGFAETDQDGQTTLYKRNSDRVLMSRIRELREEVTRPELLDSIQEMKAEIRRYEDRYDVVSPEELAQQLDADETEGWDDLTSWRTTRQNLAVAHAALAYDEASHQLAV is encoded by the coding sequence ATGACCGAGACGTGGGACGACGTCAACGAGCAGGTCAAAACGGACTGGAAAGACGACACCACGCCGTTCGAGCGGGTGTACGAAATCGTCGAACAGACCCACGACGGGCAGTCGGCGGCCGAGATCGCCGACCGCGCCCTCGTGAGCGAGCCGACGGCACGTCGCCACTGCACGACGCTCGTGAACACCGGGTTCGCCGAGACGGACCAGGACGGCCAAACAACGCTGTACAAGCGAAACAGCGACCGGGTTTTGATGTCCCGGATCCGCGAGCTGCGTGAGGAAGTCACGCGGCCGGAGTTGCTCGACAGTATCCAGGAGATGAAGGCCGAGATCCGGCGCTATGAGGACCGCTATGACGTCGTCTCTCCCGAAGAACTCGCCCAGCAACTCGACGCCGACGAAACGGAGGGCTGGGACGACCTGACGTCGTGGCGCACGACGCGACAGAATCTCGCCGTCGCCCACGCAGCACTTGCCTACGACGAGGCCAGCCACCAGCTTGCTGTATGA
- a CDS encoding type II toxin-antitoxin system death-on-curing family toxin — protein MMDEESGSISYLSTADIRDIHELIVESSAETTAGVASPGNIEYAVEHIQEGHFGQVPESLHEKASQLLRLIGANHPFVDGNKRTALMSTRIFYALNGLRFNYDRTIKEILKALATDEGSVDEDDVIEHLRAHTEPLAPEYEATINLWLAQIDDTDQLPTEHGTVEQESHEPNDYDHDAHSEE, from the coding sequence ATGATGGACGAGGAATCGGGGTCAATCAGCTATCTCTCGACTGCTGATATCCGTGACATCCATGAGTTGATCGTGGAGTCAAGTGCGGAGACAACCGCTGGGGTCGCCTCGCCTGGCAATATCGAATACGCCGTAGAACATATTCAAGAAGGCCATTTCGGCCAAGTACCCGAGTCGCTCCACGAGAAGGCATCCCAACTGCTGCGCCTTATTGGGGCGAATCATCCATTCGTCGATGGCAACAAGCGAACGGCGCTCATGTCGACTCGGATTTTCTACGCCTTGAATGGGCTGCGCTTCAACTATGATCGGACAATCAAAGAGATCCTGAAGGCGCTCGCCACAGATGAGGGCAGTGTCGATGAGGACGATGTGATCGAGCATCTACGAGCGCATACAGAGCCGCTTGCCCCGGAGTACGAGGCGACCATCAACCTCTGGCTGGCACAGATTGACGATACAGACCAGCTACCGACAGAGCACGGTACCGTCGAGCAGGAATCCCACGAACCGAATGATTATGACCACGACGCCCATAGTGAGGAGTAA
- a CDS encoding ABC transporter substrate-binding protein — MSGEDGGHESSTRREYVKYGSAVIGGGLLAGCSEQSETTSTVPPASSQADTTATGTATSEAERYAATLSPAGTVEFGEPPENVFTVLLHHADMAIALGHGESLNGMYNPEGFGEIYDLLLERLDGVSVDWSGLADTWNPDREVLYELDSDVHLEDPALMTTMQAWDTEDVEEIRTEIAPWFGNSLSRNHSEPPADWADQYQYYTLWEIFGKVASVFGERARYEALSDVRGSLLSRIESGIREAEEPPLTARFLWRDGIWVYPLNGPGTVRAHTRVFDAEDALADVPSGTRIDMEGLIEADPEVILVDGGLGPNWESTRRELYDDPVAGSISAVESDQVYPIGVRYGGPIMNLFQLEMIAKQLYPDQFGEWPTYEGGPYPEFSEDERLFDRRRVAAAINGDV, encoded by the coding sequence ATGTCAGGCGAGGACGGCGGCCACGAGTCATCGACGCGAAGGGAGTACGTGAAGTACGGGAGCGCGGTCATCGGTGGCGGATTGCTCGCCGGCTGTAGCGAGCAGTCGGAAACAACCTCGACCGTCCCGCCGGCGAGCAGCCAAGCCGACACGACCGCGACGGGGACGGCGACGTCGGAAGCCGAGCGCTACGCAGCGACGCTGTCGCCGGCAGGGACCGTCGAGTTCGGCGAGCCTCCGGAGAACGTGTTCACGGTCCTCCTCCACCACGCGGACATGGCGATCGCGCTCGGCCACGGGGAGTCGCTCAACGGGATGTACAATCCGGAAGGCTTCGGGGAGATCTACGACTTGCTTCTCGAACGGCTCGACGGCGTCTCGGTCGACTGGTCCGGGCTCGCCGACACCTGGAACCCCGACAGGGAGGTACTCTACGAGCTCGACAGCGACGTCCACCTCGAGGATCCGGCGCTCATGACGACGATGCAGGCGTGGGACACCGAGGACGTCGAGGAGATTCGAACGGAGATCGCCCCGTGGTTCGGGAACTCCCTGAGCCGCAACCACAGCGAGCCGCCGGCCGACTGGGCCGACCAGTACCAGTACTACACCCTCTGGGAGATCTTCGGGAAGGTCGCGTCGGTGTTCGGGGAGCGAGCGCGATACGAGGCGCTCTCGGACGTTCGCGGGTCCCTCCTGTCGAGGATCGAGTCCGGCATCCGGGAGGCGGAGGAGCCGCCGCTGACGGCACGATTCCTCTGGCGGGACGGCATCTGGGTCTACCCGCTCAACGGACCGGGCACGGTCCGGGCTCACACGCGGGTGTTCGACGCCGAGGACGCGCTCGCCGACGTTCCGAGCGGGACCCGGATCGACATGGAGGGACTCATCGAAGCCGACCCGGAGGTCATCCTCGTCGACGGCGGACTGGGGCCGAACTGGGAGTCGACCAGACGGGAGCTGTACGACGATCCGGTCGCGGGGAGCATCTCGGCGGTAGAATCCGACCAGGTGTACCCGATCGGCGTTCGCTACGGCGGCCCGATCATGAACCTCTTCCAGCTCGAGATGATCGCAAAGCAGCTCTATCCCGACCAGTTCGGGGAGTGGCCCACGTACGAGGGCGGACCCTACCCCGAGTTTTCGGAGGACGAACGGCTCTTCGACCGCCGGCGCGTCGCGGCCGCCATCAACGGCGACGTCTAA
- a CDS encoding CPBP family glutamic-type intramembrane protease, whose amino-acid sequence MGRTDAALPTFERGWPVPVATYLVVVGVLSVLLFVSPDESPPPLLGMAWGVFLAALTVGALKLEGVSPRSILPSVRRLVPVIAVLLAFWGLYNLVAVGLALGGVVGFDPAWSRVVAHPLPYLGALVSSLLFTAIPEELVFRGYLQEKVTAMAGGETRRAVVTGVVVVAVLFALFHLPRWVLASGHGIGTAAVIRLLGLTLMGLTYGIVYAVSGNLWLVALFHATMNTPPVLVAVSVPPELHLVVGVVEYVAIVSVVSLSVRTIGSNGPTLVGSRQEVTA is encoded by the coding sequence ATGGGACGCACTGACGCGGCGCTCCCGACGTTCGAGCGCGGTTGGCCGGTCCCCGTCGCCACGTACCTCGTCGTGGTCGGCGTCCTCTCCGTGCTACTGTTCGTATCCCCGGACGAATCGCCGCCACCCCTCCTGGGGATGGCCTGGGGCGTGTTCCTCGCCGCACTCACCGTCGGTGCGTTGAAACTCGAGGGCGTCTCACCGCGCTCGATCCTCCCGTCCGTCCGTCGCCTCGTCCCCGTGATCGCGGTTCTCCTCGCGTTCTGGGGGCTGTACAATCTCGTCGCCGTCGGCCTCGCGCTGGGTGGCGTCGTCGGGTTCGACCCGGCGTGGTCCCGCGTCGTCGCTCATCCGCTCCCCTATCTCGGGGCGCTCGTCAGTTCGCTCCTGTTCACCGCGATTCCGGAGGAACTGGTCTTTCGTGGGTATCTCCAGGAAAAAGTCACCGCGATGGCCGGCGGCGAGACCCGCCGCGCGGTCGTCACCGGCGTCGTAGTCGTGGCAGTCCTGTTCGCCCTCTTCCACCTCCCGCGGTGGGTCCTCGCGTCCGGGCACGGCATCGGTACCGCGGCCGTGATCCGGCTACTCGGACTGACTCTCATGGGCCTCACCTACGGTATCGTGTACGCGGTGAGCGGAAACCTCTGGCTGGTCGCGCTCTTCCACGCGACGATGAACACGCCGCCGGTTCTGGTCGCGGTGAGCGTCCCGCCCGAACTCCACCTCGTCGTCGGTGTCGTCGAGTACGTCGCCATCGTCTCGGTCGTGTCCCTCTCCGTCCGCACGATCGGGTCGAACGGACCGACTCTCGTCGGGTCCCGGCAGGAGGTGACGGCCTGA
- a CDS encoding cupin domain-containing protein gives MESETQPRDQGRRTDRSRGRTLRTGRPLVDGRPVAGPTLELDPESPASALLRQSPHPLVSDPAGGTWAALLERPDSGRSDRPVLVQWVSPASPEPPVHYHSTTETFRPLEGQLTVVREGDPIRLDPDESLTVEPERAHTFRNDTDEVVAFEAELPSMRTVNGLYTAWGLAHERGRDGDGTYPGPGPVQSLVLAADLADETTMTTIPRPIQRLLGATVGRIARLTGAAGRTDAYLDASFWNRHVEQPEWGRS, from the coding sequence ATGGAATCCGAGACGCAGCCCCGTGATCAGGGACGGCGCACCGACCGGAGTCGGGGCCGAACCCTGCGGACCGGCCGCCCGCTCGTGGACGGACGCCCGGTTGCCGGACCGACGCTCGAACTGGATCCCGAGAGTCCCGCGAGTGCCCTCCTGCGACAGTCGCCTCACCCGCTCGTTTCCGACCCCGCGGGCGGGACGTGGGCAGCGCTGCTGGAGCGACCGGACTCGGGGCGGAGCGATCGCCCCGTTCTGGTCCAGTGGGTGTCACCGGCGTCCCCCGAACCGCCCGTCCACTATCATTCGACGACGGAAACGTTCCGGCCGCTCGAGGGGCAACTCACGGTCGTTCGCGAGGGAGACCCGATCCGACTCGACCCCGACGAGTCGCTGACCGTCGAACCGGAACGCGCACACACCTTCCGAAACGATACCGACGAGGTCGTCGCATTCGAGGCCGAACTCCCGTCGATGCGGACGGTGAACGGCCTCTACACCGCCTGGGGGCTCGCGCACGAACGTGGTCGCGACGGGGACGGAACCTATCCCGGCCCGGGACCGGTGCAGTCGCTCGTGCTCGCGGCGGATCTCGCCGACGAGACGACGATGACGACGATTCCCCGGCCGATCCAGCGACTCCTCGGGGCGACCGTCGGGCGGATCGCCCGGCTGACGGGAGCGGCCGGCAGGACGGATGCGTACCTCGACGCGTCATTCTGGAACCGACACGTGGAACAGCCGGAGTGGGGGCGATCCTAG
- a CDS encoding helix-turn-helix domain-containing protein — MKHLRVTVHVDDDHAPEFFELLASSSSIAETRLVDWSMTAGERSTLLYTVDGDPATFAERAADTAGIESVELSGTTRGRTYALVVMRPRETPLFAAINRASAEAGLIVRKPIVYRDGTMSARVVGEAAVLQRALDAAPDGVDVRIDEIGQLRGHADDPVVSLSDRQREAVAVALELGYYNQPREATHEDVAVELDCAAPTASDHLQKAEARIVRAVMDEFGVDA, encoded by the coding sequence GTGAAACACCTCCGGGTCACCGTCCACGTCGACGACGACCACGCGCCGGAGTTCTTCGAGCTGTTGGCCAGTTCGTCGTCCATCGCGGAGACTCGCCTGGTCGACTGGAGCATGACGGCCGGCGAACGGTCGACGCTGCTGTACACCGTCGACGGTGATCCGGCCACCTTCGCCGAACGGGCGGCCGACACCGCCGGAATCGAGTCGGTTGAGCTGTCCGGGACCACTCGAGGGCGGACGTACGCGCTGGTCGTCATGCGACCCCGAGAGACGCCGCTGTTCGCCGCGATCAACCGCGCAAGCGCGGAGGCGGGCCTCATCGTCCGCAAACCGATCGTCTATCGCGACGGAACCATGTCGGCTCGCGTCGTCGGGGAGGCTGCAGTGCTCCAGCGCGCGCTTGACGCTGCTCCCGACGGCGTCGACGTCCGCATCGACGAGATCGGCCAGCTCCGGGGTCATGCCGACGACCCGGTGGTTTCGCTGAGCGACAGACAGCGCGAGGCGGTCGCCGTCGCGCTCGAACTCGGCTACTACAACCAGCCCCGCGAGGCGACTCACGAAGACGTGGCGGTCGAACTCGACTGTGCAGCGCCGACGGCCAGCGACCATCTCCAGAAGGCGGAAGCACGCATCGTCCGCGCGGTGATGGACGAGTTCGGGGTTGACGCGTGA